A genomic region of Botrytis cinerea B05.10 chromosome 9, complete sequence contains the following coding sequences:
- the Bclsm7 gene encoding Bclsm7, with product MSERGQGQHRGGGRGGGRGHGEHRGGRGAGRGGHGGERGGHGGGNFEKPKKENILDLGKYMDKQVTVKFNGGRHVKGTLKGYDALMNLVLDDVEEKLTDDEGTEAWRSLGLVVARGTLLIGISPVDGSEEIANPFVQQEE from the exons ATGTCTGAAAGGGGTCAAGGTCAACACAGAGGTGGCGGACGTGGAGGTGGTAGAGGTCATGGTGAACACAGAGGTGGCAGGGGAGCTGGTAGAGGAGGTCATGGTGGGGAGAGGGGTGGACATGGCGGGGGAAATTTTGAGAAaccaaagaaagagaatatcTTGGACCTGGGAAAGTACATGGATAAGCAGGTCACAGTCAAGTTCAATGGTGGCAGACATG TGAAAGGCACATTGAAGGGTTATGATGCTCTGATGAATTTGGTATTGGATGATGTGGAGGAGAAGCTAACTG atgatgaaggaacAGAAGCTTGGAGGTCATTGGGCTTAGTGGTTGCAAGAGGAACCTTACTCATTGGAATAAGTCCAGTTGATGGTAGCGAAGAAATTGCGAATCCTTTCGTACAacaagaagaatga